Proteins encoded in a region of the Pieris brassicae chromosome 3, ilPieBrab1.1, whole genome shotgun sequence genome:
- the LOC123707287 gene encoding ral guanine nucleotide dissociation stimulator isoform X2 has translation MLVRGCAGGELRHSLSEKTKALAAKCHALRSPAREQRGTERRRTRQRKSQTRWYVKPTWRLWGEERVDGAIYTVYLKKVRYHRPTRCASSESDDEISHLEWETVRVRFVKAGTVDRLVEALATDDGELESTYVNVFLATYRSFAECSKVLDLLLGRYETLAADDVLSTGTENSQQHRKTLVACLHVWLDTYPEDFRQPPHHPALQQLLTFTQIHLPGSELHSKVLQKLAIFSAERNGSVGGSGVSLAPGMRLPAHHTISYRLPHVPHRHFAEQLTRMDMELFKKLVPHQCLGAIWSRRDKDRSHDAATVLATVNQFNAVSFRVISTVLVEPILKPLERADILAAWLDIARELRVLKNFSSLKAIISGLQSNPVYRLRKTWALLNKEKAELFEELARIFSEDNNRWAQRELLMREGTAKFADTVGENDRQLQKLLHERGSPGVSHGTIPYLGTFLTDLTMIDTAIPDTVADGLINFDKRRKEFEVLAQIKLLQGAANAYHLPTDPMFDRWFDSVIILDDREAYQLSCQIEPQTNAPKERRPKKNENNNGHRKNDSIASTSSSNSSQFYCETDGVGTWKRDSLERRSSPTRLSHGSSSSSIPSLDVSLSSANSGPKQLNGKVANSPAHPTRNGPDFYIIRVTYESDCVETEGVVLYKSIMLSNNERTPQVIRNSMLKLNLDGDPDGYTLAQVLPEREMVLPANANVYYAVNTAYNLNFILRPRRPETDVVVNGKTKNKRA, from the exons ATGCTGGTGCGGGGGTGCGCGGGGGGTGAGTTACGGCACTCGTTGTCGGAGAAGACGAAGGCTCTGGCTGCAAAGTGCCATGCTCTTAGGTCACCAGCGCGTGAACAGCGTGGGACCGAGCGCCGTCGCACTAGGCAACGCAAGTCGCAGACAAGGTGGTATGTGAAG CCGACATGGCGGTTGTGGGGCGAGGAACGAGTAGACGGAGCGATTTATACTGTTTACTTGAAGAAAGTACGTTACCATCGGCCCACGCGCTGTGCTTCCAGT GAGTCTGATGACGAGATCTCACATTTGGAGTGGGAGACTGTTCGAGTGAGATTTGTTAAAGCTGGTACTGTTGATCGCCTCGTTGAGGCATTAGCCACTGACGATGGCGAGTTGGAGTCCACTTATGTCAATGTCTTTCTCGCTACATACAG GTCATTCGCGGAGTGTAGTAAAGTCCTTGACTTGTTACTCGGTCGGTATGAAACTCTCGCAGCCGACGACGTGCTTTCTACTGGGACGGAAAACTCACAGCAACATAGAAA GACTCTGGTCGCGTGTCTCCATGTTTGGCTGGACACGTATCCTGAGGACTTTCGTCAACCCCCGCACCACCCCGCGCTGCAGCAGCTCCTCACCTTCACTCAGATTCACCTACCTGGTTCTGAACTACATTCGAAG GTGTTGCAGAAGCTAGCAATATTCAGTGCGGAACGAAATGGAAGTGTCGGTGGTAGTGGCGTGAGCCTCGCTCCTGGCATGCGTCTACCAGCTCACCACACAATTTCATACCGTCTGCCCCACGTGCCCCACCGACACTTCGCCGAACAACTCACCAGAATGGACATGGAGTTGTTCAAGAAGTTAGTCCCCCATCAGTGCCTCGGCGCCATCTGGTCCCGCCGGGACAAAGACCGCTCCCACGACGCAGCCACAGTGCTGGCTACAGTGAATCAGTTCAATGCCGTCTCCTTCCGTGTCATATCCACAGTTTTAGTCGAACCGATCCTCAAACCTCTAGAAAGAGCGGATATCCTTGCTGCGTGGTTAGATATCGCCAGAGAACTGAGAGTgcttaaaaacttttcttccTTAAAGGCCATAATTTCAGGGCTGCAAAGCAACCCCGTGTACAGATTAAGAAAAACCTGGGCGCTCCTAAACAAAGAAAAAGCGGAGCTGTTTGAAGAGTTAGCGAGAATTTTTAGTGAAGATAACAATCGATGGGCGCAAAGAGAACTCTTGATGAGAGAAGGCACGGCGAAATTTGCTGACACGGTTGGGGAAAATGATAGGCAATTACAAAAGTTACTTCACGAGCGAGGATCTCCAGGAGTCAGCCATGGAACGATACCATATCTGGGCACATTTTTAACAGATCTGACAATGATCGATACAGCGATTCCCGATACCGTTGCAGatggattaattaattttgacaaGAGACGAAAAGAGTTTGAGGTGCTCGCACAGATCAAATTGCTCCAAGGTGCAGCAAATGCATATCACTTACCCACCGACCCCATGTTTGATCGCTGGTTTGATTCTGTCATAATCTTAGACGATAGAGAAGCCTATCAGCTTTCCTGTCAAATAGAGCCTCAAACCAATGCACCGAAAGAACGTCGCCCGAAGAAGAACGAGAATAATAACGGTCATAGAAAGAATGATTCGATAGCTAGTACTAGTTCGAGTAACAGCTCTCAGTTTTACTGCGAAACAGATGGTGTAGGGACGTGGAAAAGAGACAGTTTGGAGCGACGGTCTTCTCCTACGAGATTATCTCATGGCTCTTCATCGTCATCCATACCATCTCTGGACGTGTCGTTGTCCAGTGCGAACAGTGGCCCGAAGCAACTCAACGGAAAAGTAGCCAACAGCCCTGCGCATCCTACTCGAAATGGGCCAGATTTTTACATAATCCGGGTGACATATGAGTCGGATTGCGTTGAAACTGAGGGCGTGGTTTTGTACAAGTCGATAATGTTGAGTAATAATGAGAGGACGCCACAAGTCATAAGAAATTCTATGCTCAAGTTGAATTTGGACGGTGATCCTGATGGATATACTTTGGCTCAAGTTTTGCCGGAAAGAG AAATGGTGCTCCCGGCAAACGCGAACGTCTACTATGCCGTCAACACAGCATATAACCTAAACTTCATCCTAAGACCCCGGAGACCAGAGACTGACGTAGTTGTTAATGGTAAAACAAAGAACAAACGTGCTTGA
- the LOC123707287 gene encoding ral guanine nucleotide dissociation stimulator isoform X5 encodes MSQDAESLPTWRLWGEERVDGAIYTVYLKKVRYHRPTRCASSESDDEISHLEWETVRVRFVKAGTVDRLVEALATDDGELESTYVNVFLATYRSFAECSKVLDLLLGRYETLAADDVLSTGTENSQQHRKTLVACLHVWLDTYPEDFRQPPHHPALQQLLTFTQIHLPGSELHSKVLQKLAIFSAERNGSVGGSGVSLAPGMRLPAHHTISYRLPHVPHRHFAEQLTRMDMELFKKLVPHQCLGAIWSRRDKDRSHDAATVLATVNQFNAVSFRVISTVLVEPILKPLERADILAAWLDIARELRVLKNFSSLKAIISGLQSNPVYRLRKTWALLNKEKAELFEELARIFSEDNNRWAQRELLMREGTAKFADTVGENDRQLQKLLHERGSPGVSHGTIPYLGTFLTDLTMIDTAIPDTVADGLINFDKRRKEFEVLAQIKLLQGAANAYHLPTDPMFDRWFDSVIILDDREAYQLSCQIEPQTNAPKERRPKKNENNNGHRKNDSIASTSSSNSSQFYCETDGVGTWKRDSLERRSSPTRLSHGSSSSSIPSLDVSLSSANSGPKQLNGKVANSPAHPTRNGPDFYIIRVTYESDCVETEGVVLYKSIMLSNNERTPQVIRNSMLKLNLDGDPDGYTLAQVLPEREMVLPANANVYYAVNTAYNLNFILRPRRPETDVVVNGKTKNKRA; translated from the exons CCGACATGGCGGTTGTGGGGCGAGGAACGAGTAGACGGAGCGATTTATACTGTTTACTTGAAGAAAGTACGTTACCATCGGCCCACGCGCTGTGCTTCCAGT GAGTCTGATGACGAGATCTCACATTTGGAGTGGGAGACTGTTCGAGTGAGATTTGTTAAAGCTGGTACTGTTGATCGCCTCGTTGAGGCATTAGCCACTGACGATGGCGAGTTGGAGTCCACTTATGTCAATGTCTTTCTCGCTACATACAG GTCATTCGCGGAGTGTAGTAAAGTCCTTGACTTGTTACTCGGTCGGTATGAAACTCTCGCAGCCGACGACGTGCTTTCTACTGGGACGGAAAACTCACAGCAACATAGAAA GACTCTGGTCGCGTGTCTCCATGTTTGGCTGGACACGTATCCTGAGGACTTTCGTCAACCCCCGCACCACCCCGCGCTGCAGCAGCTCCTCACCTTCACTCAGATTCACCTACCTGGTTCTGAACTACATTCGAAG GTGTTGCAGAAGCTAGCAATATTCAGTGCGGAACGAAATGGAAGTGTCGGTGGTAGTGGCGTGAGCCTCGCTCCTGGCATGCGTCTACCAGCTCACCACACAATTTCATACCGTCTGCCCCACGTGCCCCACCGACACTTCGCCGAACAACTCACCAGAATGGACATGGAGTTGTTCAAGAAGTTAGTCCCCCATCAGTGCCTCGGCGCCATCTGGTCCCGCCGGGACAAAGACCGCTCCCACGACGCAGCCACAGTGCTGGCTACAGTGAATCAGTTCAATGCCGTCTCCTTCCGTGTCATATCCACAGTTTTAGTCGAACCGATCCTCAAACCTCTAGAAAGAGCGGATATCCTTGCTGCGTGGTTAGATATCGCCAGAGAACTGAGAGTgcttaaaaacttttcttccTTAAAGGCCATAATTTCAGGGCTGCAAAGCAACCCCGTGTACAGATTAAGAAAAACCTGGGCGCTCCTAAACAAAGAAAAAGCGGAGCTGTTTGAAGAGTTAGCGAGAATTTTTAGTGAAGATAACAATCGATGGGCGCAAAGAGAACTCTTGATGAGAGAAGGCACGGCGAAATTTGCTGACACGGTTGGGGAAAATGATAGGCAATTACAAAAGTTACTTCACGAGCGAGGATCTCCAGGAGTCAGCCATGGAACGATACCATATCTGGGCACATTTTTAACAGATCTGACAATGATCGATACAGCGATTCCCGATACCGTTGCAGatggattaattaattttgacaaGAGACGAAAAGAGTTTGAGGTGCTCGCACAGATCAAATTGCTCCAAGGTGCAGCAAATGCATATCACTTACCCACCGACCCCATGTTTGATCGCTGGTTTGATTCTGTCATAATCTTAGACGATAGAGAAGCCTATCAGCTTTCCTGTCAAATAGAGCCTCAAACCAATGCACCGAAAGAACGTCGCCCGAAGAAGAACGAGAATAATAACGGTCATAGAAAGAATGATTCGATAGCTAGTACTAGTTCGAGTAACAGCTCTCAGTTTTACTGCGAAACAGATGGTGTAGGGACGTGGAAAAGAGACAGTTTGGAGCGACGGTCTTCTCCTACGAGATTATCTCATGGCTCTTCATCGTCATCCATACCATCTCTGGACGTGTCGTTGTCCAGTGCGAACAGTGGCCCGAAGCAACTCAACGGAAAAGTAGCCAACAGCCCTGCGCATCCTACTCGAAATGGGCCAGATTTTTACATAATCCGGGTGACATATGAGTCGGATTGCGTTGAAACTGAGGGCGTGGTTTTGTACAAGTCGATAATGTTGAGTAATAATGAGAGGACGCCACAAGTCATAAGAAATTCTATGCTCAAGTTGAATTTGGACGGTGATCCTGATGGATATACTTTGGCTCAAGTTTTGCCGGAAAGAG AAATGGTGCTCCCGGCAAACGCGAACGTCTACTATGCCGTCAACACAGCATATAACCTAAACTTCATCCTAAGACCCCGGAGACCAGAGACTGACGTAGTTGTTAATGGTAAAACAAAGAACAAACGTGCTTGA
- the LOC123707287 gene encoding ral guanine nucleotide dissociation stimulator isoform X3: MWRICGVTKVEALFSDVFNDDYQPTWRLWGEERVDGAIYTVYLKKVRYHRPTRCASSESDDEISHLEWETVRVRFVKAGTVDRLVEALATDDGELESTYVNVFLATYRSFAECSKVLDLLLGRYETLAADDVLSTGTENSQQHRKTLVACLHVWLDTYPEDFRQPPHHPALQQLLTFTQIHLPGSELHSKVLQKLAIFSAERNGSVGGSGVSLAPGMRLPAHHTISYRLPHVPHRHFAEQLTRMDMELFKKLVPHQCLGAIWSRRDKDRSHDAATVLATVNQFNAVSFRVISTVLVEPILKPLERADILAAWLDIARELRVLKNFSSLKAIISGLQSNPVYRLRKTWALLNKEKAELFEELARIFSEDNNRWAQRELLMREGTAKFADTVGENDRQLQKLLHERGSPGVSHGTIPYLGTFLTDLTMIDTAIPDTVADGLINFDKRRKEFEVLAQIKLLQGAANAYHLPTDPMFDRWFDSVIILDDREAYQLSCQIEPQTNAPKERRPKKNENNNGHRKNDSIASTSSSNSSQFYCETDGVGTWKRDSLERRSSPTRLSHGSSSSSIPSLDVSLSSANSGPKQLNGKVANSPAHPTRNGPDFYIIRVTYESDCVETEGVVLYKSIMLSNNERTPQVIRNSMLKLNLDGDPDGYTLAQVLPEREMVLPANANVYYAVNTAYNLNFILRPRRPETDVVVNGKTKNKRA, translated from the exons ATGTGGAGAATTTGCGGCGTCACTAAAGTCGAGGCACTGTTCTCTGACGTCTTTAATGACGATTAT CAGCCGACATGGCGGTTGTGGGGCGAGGAACGAGTAGACGGAGCGATTTATACTGTTTACTTGAAGAAAGTACGTTACCATCGGCCCACGCGCTGTGCTTCCAGT GAGTCTGATGACGAGATCTCACATTTGGAGTGGGAGACTGTTCGAGTGAGATTTGTTAAAGCTGGTACTGTTGATCGCCTCGTTGAGGCATTAGCCACTGACGATGGCGAGTTGGAGTCCACTTATGTCAATGTCTTTCTCGCTACATACAG GTCATTCGCGGAGTGTAGTAAAGTCCTTGACTTGTTACTCGGTCGGTATGAAACTCTCGCAGCCGACGACGTGCTTTCTACTGGGACGGAAAACTCACAGCAACATAGAAA GACTCTGGTCGCGTGTCTCCATGTTTGGCTGGACACGTATCCTGAGGACTTTCGTCAACCCCCGCACCACCCCGCGCTGCAGCAGCTCCTCACCTTCACTCAGATTCACCTACCTGGTTCTGAACTACATTCGAAG GTGTTGCAGAAGCTAGCAATATTCAGTGCGGAACGAAATGGAAGTGTCGGTGGTAGTGGCGTGAGCCTCGCTCCTGGCATGCGTCTACCAGCTCACCACACAATTTCATACCGTCTGCCCCACGTGCCCCACCGACACTTCGCCGAACAACTCACCAGAATGGACATGGAGTTGTTCAAGAAGTTAGTCCCCCATCAGTGCCTCGGCGCCATCTGGTCCCGCCGGGACAAAGACCGCTCCCACGACGCAGCCACAGTGCTGGCTACAGTGAATCAGTTCAATGCCGTCTCCTTCCGTGTCATATCCACAGTTTTAGTCGAACCGATCCTCAAACCTCTAGAAAGAGCGGATATCCTTGCTGCGTGGTTAGATATCGCCAGAGAACTGAGAGTgcttaaaaacttttcttccTTAAAGGCCATAATTTCAGGGCTGCAAAGCAACCCCGTGTACAGATTAAGAAAAACCTGGGCGCTCCTAAACAAAGAAAAAGCGGAGCTGTTTGAAGAGTTAGCGAGAATTTTTAGTGAAGATAACAATCGATGGGCGCAAAGAGAACTCTTGATGAGAGAAGGCACGGCGAAATTTGCTGACACGGTTGGGGAAAATGATAGGCAATTACAAAAGTTACTTCACGAGCGAGGATCTCCAGGAGTCAGCCATGGAACGATACCATATCTGGGCACATTTTTAACAGATCTGACAATGATCGATACAGCGATTCCCGATACCGTTGCAGatggattaattaattttgacaaGAGACGAAAAGAGTTTGAGGTGCTCGCACAGATCAAATTGCTCCAAGGTGCAGCAAATGCATATCACTTACCCACCGACCCCATGTTTGATCGCTGGTTTGATTCTGTCATAATCTTAGACGATAGAGAAGCCTATCAGCTTTCCTGTCAAATAGAGCCTCAAACCAATGCACCGAAAGAACGTCGCCCGAAGAAGAACGAGAATAATAACGGTCATAGAAAGAATGATTCGATAGCTAGTACTAGTTCGAGTAACAGCTCTCAGTTTTACTGCGAAACAGATGGTGTAGGGACGTGGAAAAGAGACAGTTTGGAGCGACGGTCTTCTCCTACGAGATTATCTCATGGCTCTTCATCGTCATCCATACCATCTCTGGACGTGTCGTTGTCCAGTGCGAACAGTGGCCCGAAGCAACTCAACGGAAAAGTAGCCAACAGCCCTGCGCATCCTACTCGAAATGGGCCAGATTTTTACATAATCCGGGTGACATATGAGTCGGATTGCGTTGAAACTGAGGGCGTGGTTTTGTACAAGTCGATAATGTTGAGTAATAATGAGAGGACGCCACAAGTCATAAGAAATTCTATGCTCAAGTTGAATTTGGACGGTGATCCTGATGGATATACTTTGGCTCAAGTTTTGCCGGAAAGAG AAATGGTGCTCCCGGCAAACGCGAACGTCTACTATGCCGTCAACACAGCATATAACCTAAACTTCATCCTAAGACCCCGGAGACCAGAGACTGACGTAGTTGTTAATGGTAAAACAAAGAACAAACGTGCTTGA
- the LOC123707287 gene encoding ral guanine nucleotide dissociation stimulator isoform X4 has protein sequence MSQDAESLQPTWRLWGEERVDGAIYTVYLKKVRYHRPTRCASSESDDEISHLEWETVRVRFVKAGTVDRLVEALATDDGELESTYVNVFLATYRSFAECSKVLDLLLGRYETLAADDVLSTGTENSQQHRKTLVACLHVWLDTYPEDFRQPPHHPALQQLLTFTQIHLPGSELHSKVLQKLAIFSAERNGSVGGSGVSLAPGMRLPAHHTISYRLPHVPHRHFAEQLTRMDMELFKKLVPHQCLGAIWSRRDKDRSHDAATVLATVNQFNAVSFRVISTVLVEPILKPLERADILAAWLDIARELRVLKNFSSLKAIISGLQSNPVYRLRKTWALLNKEKAELFEELARIFSEDNNRWAQRELLMREGTAKFADTVGENDRQLQKLLHERGSPGVSHGTIPYLGTFLTDLTMIDTAIPDTVADGLINFDKRRKEFEVLAQIKLLQGAANAYHLPTDPMFDRWFDSVIILDDREAYQLSCQIEPQTNAPKERRPKKNENNNGHRKNDSIASTSSSNSSQFYCETDGVGTWKRDSLERRSSPTRLSHGSSSSSIPSLDVSLSSANSGPKQLNGKVANSPAHPTRNGPDFYIIRVTYESDCVETEGVVLYKSIMLSNNERTPQVIRNSMLKLNLDGDPDGYTLAQVLPEREMVLPANANVYYAVNTAYNLNFILRPRRPETDVVVNGKTKNKRA, from the exons CAGCCGACATGGCGGTTGTGGGGCGAGGAACGAGTAGACGGAGCGATTTATACTGTTTACTTGAAGAAAGTACGTTACCATCGGCCCACGCGCTGTGCTTCCAGT GAGTCTGATGACGAGATCTCACATTTGGAGTGGGAGACTGTTCGAGTGAGATTTGTTAAAGCTGGTACTGTTGATCGCCTCGTTGAGGCATTAGCCACTGACGATGGCGAGTTGGAGTCCACTTATGTCAATGTCTTTCTCGCTACATACAG GTCATTCGCGGAGTGTAGTAAAGTCCTTGACTTGTTACTCGGTCGGTATGAAACTCTCGCAGCCGACGACGTGCTTTCTACTGGGACGGAAAACTCACAGCAACATAGAAA GACTCTGGTCGCGTGTCTCCATGTTTGGCTGGACACGTATCCTGAGGACTTTCGTCAACCCCCGCACCACCCCGCGCTGCAGCAGCTCCTCACCTTCACTCAGATTCACCTACCTGGTTCTGAACTACATTCGAAG GTGTTGCAGAAGCTAGCAATATTCAGTGCGGAACGAAATGGAAGTGTCGGTGGTAGTGGCGTGAGCCTCGCTCCTGGCATGCGTCTACCAGCTCACCACACAATTTCATACCGTCTGCCCCACGTGCCCCACCGACACTTCGCCGAACAACTCACCAGAATGGACATGGAGTTGTTCAAGAAGTTAGTCCCCCATCAGTGCCTCGGCGCCATCTGGTCCCGCCGGGACAAAGACCGCTCCCACGACGCAGCCACAGTGCTGGCTACAGTGAATCAGTTCAATGCCGTCTCCTTCCGTGTCATATCCACAGTTTTAGTCGAACCGATCCTCAAACCTCTAGAAAGAGCGGATATCCTTGCTGCGTGGTTAGATATCGCCAGAGAACTGAGAGTgcttaaaaacttttcttccTTAAAGGCCATAATTTCAGGGCTGCAAAGCAACCCCGTGTACAGATTAAGAAAAACCTGGGCGCTCCTAAACAAAGAAAAAGCGGAGCTGTTTGAAGAGTTAGCGAGAATTTTTAGTGAAGATAACAATCGATGGGCGCAAAGAGAACTCTTGATGAGAGAAGGCACGGCGAAATTTGCTGACACGGTTGGGGAAAATGATAGGCAATTACAAAAGTTACTTCACGAGCGAGGATCTCCAGGAGTCAGCCATGGAACGATACCATATCTGGGCACATTTTTAACAGATCTGACAATGATCGATACAGCGATTCCCGATACCGTTGCAGatggattaattaattttgacaaGAGACGAAAAGAGTTTGAGGTGCTCGCACAGATCAAATTGCTCCAAGGTGCAGCAAATGCATATCACTTACCCACCGACCCCATGTTTGATCGCTGGTTTGATTCTGTCATAATCTTAGACGATAGAGAAGCCTATCAGCTTTCCTGTCAAATAGAGCCTCAAACCAATGCACCGAAAGAACGTCGCCCGAAGAAGAACGAGAATAATAACGGTCATAGAAAGAATGATTCGATAGCTAGTACTAGTTCGAGTAACAGCTCTCAGTTTTACTGCGAAACAGATGGTGTAGGGACGTGGAAAAGAGACAGTTTGGAGCGACGGTCTTCTCCTACGAGATTATCTCATGGCTCTTCATCGTCATCCATACCATCTCTGGACGTGTCGTTGTCCAGTGCGAACAGTGGCCCGAAGCAACTCAACGGAAAAGTAGCCAACAGCCCTGCGCATCCTACTCGAAATGGGCCAGATTTTTACATAATCCGGGTGACATATGAGTCGGATTGCGTTGAAACTGAGGGCGTGGTTTTGTACAAGTCGATAATGTTGAGTAATAATGAGAGGACGCCACAAGTCATAAGAAATTCTATGCTCAAGTTGAATTTGGACGGTGATCCTGATGGATATACTTTGGCTCAAGTTTTGCCGGAAAGAG AAATGGTGCTCCCGGCAAACGCGAACGTCTACTATGCCGTCAACACAGCATATAACCTAAACTTCATCCTAAGACCCCGGAGACCAGAGACTGACGTAGTTGTTAATGGTAAAACAAAGAACAAACGTGCTTGA
- the LOC123707287 gene encoding ral guanine nucleotide dissociation stimulator isoform X1, protein MLVRGCAGGELRHSLSEKTKALAAKCHALRSPAREQRGTERRRTRQRKSQTRWYVKQPTWRLWGEERVDGAIYTVYLKKVRYHRPTRCASSESDDEISHLEWETVRVRFVKAGTVDRLVEALATDDGELESTYVNVFLATYRSFAECSKVLDLLLGRYETLAADDVLSTGTENSQQHRKTLVACLHVWLDTYPEDFRQPPHHPALQQLLTFTQIHLPGSELHSKVLQKLAIFSAERNGSVGGSGVSLAPGMRLPAHHTISYRLPHVPHRHFAEQLTRMDMELFKKLVPHQCLGAIWSRRDKDRSHDAATVLATVNQFNAVSFRVISTVLVEPILKPLERADILAAWLDIARELRVLKNFSSLKAIISGLQSNPVYRLRKTWALLNKEKAELFEELARIFSEDNNRWAQRELLMREGTAKFADTVGENDRQLQKLLHERGSPGVSHGTIPYLGTFLTDLTMIDTAIPDTVADGLINFDKRRKEFEVLAQIKLLQGAANAYHLPTDPMFDRWFDSVIILDDREAYQLSCQIEPQTNAPKERRPKKNENNNGHRKNDSIASTSSSNSSQFYCETDGVGTWKRDSLERRSSPTRLSHGSSSSSIPSLDVSLSSANSGPKQLNGKVANSPAHPTRNGPDFYIIRVTYESDCVETEGVVLYKSIMLSNNERTPQVIRNSMLKLNLDGDPDGYTLAQVLPEREMVLPANANVYYAVNTAYNLNFILRPRRPETDVVVNGKTKNKRA, encoded by the exons ATGCTGGTGCGGGGGTGCGCGGGGGGTGAGTTACGGCACTCGTTGTCGGAGAAGACGAAGGCTCTGGCTGCAAAGTGCCATGCTCTTAGGTCACCAGCGCGTGAACAGCGTGGGACCGAGCGCCGTCGCACTAGGCAACGCAAGTCGCAGACAAGGTGGTATGTGAAG CAGCCGACATGGCGGTTGTGGGGCGAGGAACGAGTAGACGGAGCGATTTATACTGTTTACTTGAAGAAAGTACGTTACCATCGGCCCACGCGCTGTGCTTCCAGT GAGTCTGATGACGAGATCTCACATTTGGAGTGGGAGACTGTTCGAGTGAGATTTGTTAAAGCTGGTACTGTTGATCGCCTCGTTGAGGCATTAGCCACTGACGATGGCGAGTTGGAGTCCACTTATGTCAATGTCTTTCTCGCTACATACAG GTCATTCGCGGAGTGTAGTAAAGTCCTTGACTTGTTACTCGGTCGGTATGAAACTCTCGCAGCCGACGACGTGCTTTCTACTGGGACGGAAAACTCACAGCAACATAGAAA GACTCTGGTCGCGTGTCTCCATGTTTGGCTGGACACGTATCCTGAGGACTTTCGTCAACCCCCGCACCACCCCGCGCTGCAGCAGCTCCTCACCTTCACTCAGATTCACCTACCTGGTTCTGAACTACATTCGAAG GTGTTGCAGAAGCTAGCAATATTCAGTGCGGAACGAAATGGAAGTGTCGGTGGTAGTGGCGTGAGCCTCGCTCCTGGCATGCGTCTACCAGCTCACCACACAATTTCATACCGTCTGCCCCACGTGCCCCACCGACACTTCGCCGAACAACTCACCAGAATGGACATGGAGTTGTTCAAGAAGTTAGTCCCCCATCAGTGCCTCGGCGCCATCTGGTCCCGCCGGGACAAAGACCGCTCCCACGACGCAGCCACAGTGCTGGCTACAGTGAATCAGTTCAATGCCGTCTCCTTCCGTGTCATATCCACAGTTTTAGTCGAACCGATCCTCAAACCTCTAGAAAGAGCGGATATCCTTGCTGCGTGGTTAGATATCGCCAGAGAACTGAGAGTgcttaaaaacttttcttccTTAAAGGCCATAATTTCAGGGCTGCAAAGCAACCCCGTGTACAGATTAAGAAAAACCTGGGCGCTCCTAAACAAAGAAAAAGCGGAGCTGTTTGAAGAGTTAGCGAGAATTTTTAGTGAAGATAACAATCGATGGGCGCAAAGAGAACTCTTGATGAGAGAAGGCACGGCGAAATTTGCTGACACGGTTGGGGAAAATGATAGGCAATTACAAAAGTTACTTCACGAGCGAGGATCTCCAGGAGTCAGCCATGGAACGATACCATATCTGGGCACATTTTTAACAGATCTGACAATGATCGATACAGCGATTCCCGATACCGTTGCAGatggattaattaattttgacaaGAGACGAAAAGAGTTTGAGGTGCTCGCACAGATCAAATTGCTCCAAGGTGCAGCAAATGCATATCACTTACCCACCGACCCCATGTTTGATCGCTGGTTTGATTCTGTCATAATCTTAGACGATAGAGAAGCCTATCAGCTTTCCTGTCAAATAGAGCCTCAAACCAATGCACCGAAAGAACGTCGCCCGAAGAAGAACGAGAATAATAACGGTCATAGAAAGAATGATTCGATAGCTAGTACTAGTTCGAGTAACAGCTCTCAGTTTTACTGCGAAACAGATGGTGTAGGGACGTGGAAAAGAGACAGTTTGGAGCGACGGTCTTCTCCTACGAGATTATCTCATGGCTCTTCATCGTCATCCATACCATCTCTGGACGTGTCGTTGTCCAGTGCGAACAGTGGCCCGAAGCAACTCAACGGAAAAGTAGCCAACAGCCCTGCGCATCCTACTCGAAATGGGCCAGATTTTTACATAATCCGGGTGACATATGAGTCGGATTGCGTTGAAACTGAGGGCGTGGTTTTGTACAAGTCGATAATGTTGAGTAATAATGAGAGGACGCCACAAGTCATAAGAAATTCTATGCTCAAGTTGAATTTGGACGGTGATCCTGATGGATATACTTTGGCTCAAGTTTTGCCGGAAAGAG AAATGGTGCTCCCGGCAAACGCGAACGTCTACTATGCCGTCAACACAGCATATAACCTAAACTTCATCCTAAGACCCCGGAGACCAGAGACTGACGTAGTTGTTAATGGTAAAACAAAGAACAAACGTGCTTGA